The following DNA comes from Chiloscyllium plagiosum isolate BGI_BamShark_2017 chromosome 12, ASM401019v2, whole genome shotgun sequence.
ttccacatatgaacatatctgtgtgaaaagttgcccctccggtcccttttaaatctttctcctctcaccttaaaattatgccctctagttttgaattctagagagaagacctttgctattcaccttatcatgtctgtcatgattttataagccttcataaaggtcaaccctcaacctcctacactgcagcgaaaaaagtcccagcttatccaatctatccttataactcaaactctccaatcccggTAATACTTTgagtcttttctgcatcctctccaatttaaaaatatccttcctatagcagtgtgagcagaattgtacacaatattccaaaagtggccataccaatgtcttgtacaacctcaacatgacattcccaaTTCCTACattcaatgatctgagcaatgaaggcaagcatgctaaacaccttcttaaccatcctgtgtACCTATGATGAGGGTgatagtctagtggtattatcattggactgttaatccagagagcttGGTAATGTTTTGtgacccagatttgaatcccccccatatggtgggatttgaattcaataaaaatctggaatttagagcctaatgatgaccatgaaccattGCTAATcattagaaaaacccatctggttcactaatgccattttaggaaggaaactcccatccttacctggtctggcttacactccagacccacagcaatgtggttgattcttaactgccttctgggcaattgggaatgggtaataaatgttggccgagcTGGTGattcccacatcctgtgaatgaataataaaagaaaaaaaaagtgttcctgaactcctaggtctctctgttcgaggAGACAACTCAGGGCCCCTAcatgtcctgcccttgtttgttttaccgaAGTGAACCCTCAGCTCATGGGCCAAACTGATCAAGATCATTTTGTAATCTTAAaaaatcttctttactgtcctcTATGCCACCAGTTTTAGTATCATCTATAAACATACTAACCacgcttcctaaattctcattcaaattgtttatataaaattagacccagcactaatccctgcagaacactggtggtcacaggccttcagtccaaaaaaTACTTCCAAAGTGATATTCTTCTTTGAAGTAAAAacacaaatcttttcaaaacgcTGTTGCCATTATAGCCTGCACTAACAATTGCCAGAAAATAAAAATACTGCTCACCTGTGTCAAAATTTACGGCTTGTGCCATCTCAAGAGTTCCATGAAAGGCTCCAGCCCAAGACGAACCAGCAGCAGGGTCTGTCTTTGTGATTTCACCAGGTGTTGTGGTAATCCTAGCAGCTCTCACTGATGGTACCAATAATGACCCATAACGTGGGTCTAAATGTGGACTGTGATGGTGGGTGTGGGCATGTGGATGATGCATATGTGGGTAAACCTCATGAACAAGTGGATAGCTGGAACTCCCTTGTGATGACAATGTGTAGGGCCACGGCTCAACATTGGATGGGGGAGCACTGGATTGGTGTAGTCCATGTCCTGGCCAAGCCATGGGATCTGGGGAATGAAACACACTCCCAGTTGCAGCAGAGATATCGGGGTGACTCGCACTCAGAGCTGGAGGTGCTGGGGCTTGGTAAGTGCTGCTCCAGAAAGAAGCAGGGAAATTGTTCTTCTGATTTGTAGAAAATGGCAGTCCTtctgaaaaggaaaggaaaaataattaatatttacttTGAATTAGTATTTGTAAAATGCTGCAATACATATAGACTAAATGCATACATTTACATAGTGACTGCAAATCCTTCCCGTATCAAATAACTATCTATATTACTGTGCAAGAGATAGCAGATTTAAAGAAACAGCTAATGTAATCATGtagtcatggagttgtacagcattgaaacagacccttcggtccctcatccttcacaatagaaAGACGCAAAAGGTCTGGTAACATCTATAAAGAGGGAAAGTTAGGGTTTTTTTTAGACCAATATGAATTGAAGAGCAATTatttattctttattctgttcaaaaatgtgtgtgggtgggggaagAAAAGTGGAACAGCAGGAAAGTTCAAGGAAAGGGCAGAGGTGGAGAGAGCTTAGAAATCAAAAGTGCTATGGACCAAAAAGCAAAGTGGTAATGGTTGTGGTTTGTGAGCAAAGGATCGGTGTTAAAGGCAGAATAAAAAGCAACTGTGACTGCAACCAAAAATACGAACGCAAGATACGGGCATTGCAGCGGGGGACGGTCGGGGTGCAGCGGATATCAGAATGGGGAACAGAGTTCATGCTCGGAAGTTGTTGAGCTTCATGTCCAGTTCAGAGGCTGTGAAATGTCTAACCGGAAAAGGAGACGCTGTGAGACCAGATTTGTTAACAGGGGAACAAAGTGGTGGATCTTGAAGCGACAGATGACCAGCAGGTCAGGATTACCTTCATGATAATCAACtaagcaaaaatgaaaaaaagtgcGTTCAGAAAAAACGCAAAGGCCATTTAATATGACTAGATTCTTTAAGAAAATAGGAATTGACATGAAGTACTGTGCTCGTCCAGGCGCTGTGAGCCTTCTCTCAAGATCTCTGCAAGTGGATTACTCAGCCAGCGAGAAATTAATCTTGAGGAAAACAGCATCTGAAAATTCACTGGAATATCTGGTAACAGAATCGGTTCCGAGCCAGATATCTTTATTTCCCCTAACGGTTTGGCAAACACTTTTTAACCTTCCCCTCTCTGTAGTGGGAGTGTTATTTTAATTTGTGTGTTCTGAACCCAGTTTTCCCCATTTTTATTCACTGACATCTTGTTAAAATTGCAAATATTCCAGCAGACTCTGTTGCGACGCATTGAAAACCCAAACCGGTTGGATTTAGTGATGGAGAGCAGTGGGTGGACAGGGATTCACAGCAGCTGCTGCAATATTGGGAAAAGAGGCTTCGTGCAGTAATGTGCAGTTCCAATGCATCACAGAGGtgatgaaataaacaaaaaaaaagggtaaATTCGCCGAGGGTTGGATTTCATAGAAGGATAAGGCAGCTTTGTGGACAGAAGCCGTCAGTATATTTTGTCctttagcaagtttgcagaataCACAGTGGGTTTCTGTAAAGAAACGCGGAATTGTGCACTTAAACGGTAAAGGCGAGAGAAAATCCGAAATGTGATCTCTCTGAAAATCGTTGGACGGGTATTTATCCTTCGAAGTATGGAGTGTAGAGCATGAATTTGACCCATTGCAACTGCCTACCTGTAAGGTGTATGAAATTACAAATGATAAacgacaattaaaaaaaaatcgctGTATATTTGATCGGAGCGAGTAATAAAGTTCAAATATTGCCCGTCGGTGACATTTCCCTTCTCCGAATGTAAATGGGATGTTTCCTCTCCTGAAGTGGAGTGCTTAGTGCGTGTGCACTAAGTAAAcgccctcagcatttcctcattgACCAATAACGTCCCCAAAAATCAGCTGGGGATTCACTAAAGTTTCCAGGAGTAGTTTTCCCTACCTTTCCAGGCGGCGCTGGAAGAAGCCAGCGGCTTGGAGTTGCGGTTGTCGCTGGGGAAGTTGCTCAGGGCCCGGCTGAAGTGTTCGTCGACCACGGCGCCGATGTCCCCCTGGAAGTAGGTGAGCAGCACGCATCTGGAACTGATGTACTCGGCCTCAGGGGCTTGGTCCTTTTCACCCTCTTTGCTTTGCGAGTTGTTCTCCGTGGACTCCTGCATCTTGCTGTACAGGGCTAACTTCTGCTGCAAGGAACAAGTGGCAGATCAGACTCAATTTAATCTCACAACAGCAACACGGACAAGACACGCAGATCCCCTGTTTGAGAAGCAAGTTGTATTTACTGCACCCTCCACTGCAGCGAGTGAGCGAGCAAGCTCGGtcttaattctaaaaaaaaatacaagaatCAACTGTCACGCCAGAAAACATTCGCATTAATTTCACTGGAAAGTTTCGTAACAGGAACTTCGCTCACATTCTGAGAAGGGTACAGACAAACATATGATCCAAACTTTTAGACTAAATTCTCTATTCCAAAATGTCAGTGAGATGACAGTGCTTGCTGAACGGAATATTATCAGAATGCTATTTTTATATCGTTAATATTAAACACGATCTATTTATTAACAGAATATATATAGACTAGTCCGCTTAAGAAAACGCTATCATGTAGCTCATGTGTATAGTGtacaaaagataaaagaaaaatcaaatcagGGACCCTCAAGTCACAGGGAACCG
Coding sequences within:
- the vgll3 gene encoding transcription cofactor vestigial-like protein 3 isoform X2, whose translation is MSCLDVRYHQSYGAHQYLPAAAAAAYTAACYRHHHSQQKLALYSKMQESTENNSQSKEGEKDQAPEAEYISSRCVLLTYFQGDIGAVVDEHFSRALSNFPSDNRNSKPLASSSAAWKEGLPFSTNQKNNFPASFWSSTYQAPAPPALSASHPDISAATGSVFHSPDPMAWPGHGLHQSSAPPSNVEPWPYTLSSQGSSSYPLVHEVYPHMHHPHAHTHHHSPHLDPRYGSLLVPSVRAARITTTPGEITKTDPAAGSSWAGAFHGTLEMAQAVNFDTALWYGGSLTG
- the vgll3 gene encoding transcription cofactor vestigial-like protein 3 isoform X1 produces the protein MSCLDVRYHQSYGAHQYLPAAAAAAYTAACYRHHHSQQQKLALYSKMQESTENNSQSKEGEKDQAPEAEYISSRCVLLTYFQGDIGAVVDEHFSRALSNFPSDNRNSKPLASSSAAWKEGLPFSTNQKNNFPASFWSSTYQAPAPPALSASHPDISAATGSVFHSPDPMAWPGHGLHQSSAPPSNVEPWPYTLSSQGSSSYPLVHEVYPHMHHPHAHTHHHSPHLDPRYGSLLVPSVRAARITTTPGEITKTDPAAGSSWAGAFHGTLEMAQAVNFDTALWYGGSLTG